A region from the Candidatus Delongbacteria bacterium genome encodes:
- a CDS encoding flavin reductase, producing the protein MNKIDPYKFDEKIFDLIDKQWMLITAGTPDNCNTMTASWAGFGVLWNKKVCFTFVRPTRHTYNFTEENDLFTLTFFDEKYRDALKLLGTVSGKNRDKISESGLTIEQISETTGFKEARLTMVCKKVYWQDIDNRNFLVSEIENSYPQKDYHRMYVGEILEILER; encoded by the coding sequence ATGAACAAAATTGATCCTTATAAGTTTGATGAAAAAATTTTCGATCTAATCGATAAACAATGGATGCTTATTACTGCTGGGACTCCTGATAATTGTAATACTATGACTGCTAGTTGGGCAGGGTTTGGTGTTTTATGGAATAAAAAAGTTTGTTTCACCTTTGTAAGACCTACCAGACATACCTACAATTTCACTGAAGAAAATGATCTATTTACTCTGACATTCTTTGATGAGAAATACAGAGATGCTCTAAAACTTCTAGGTACTGTAAGCGGCAAAAACAGAGATAAAATTTCTGAATCAGGATTAACAATAGAGCAAATTTCAGAAACAACAGGTTTTAAAGAAGCAAGACTTACGATGGTATGTAAAAAAGTATACTGGCAGGACATCGACAATAGAAATTTTCTGGTATCTGAAATTGAAAACAGTTACCCGCAGAAAGATTATCATAGAATGTATGTTGGTGAAATTTTAGAAATTTTGGAAAGATAG